The genomic stretch ACACGGTCTTCGATACTCTCAAGATATTGGCTGCCGTCATTTGTCTTTAAAGCATACTGTTGGTAGAACTTGTAAGCTGCCATGAAAGATTTGAAGCGAAACTTGTGAGACTGCAAGTCTTTAGACAAGTTTTCAATAAAGTCTGGTGAGTATTTACCGATGAATTCAGCTTCGATGTAATCATTGGCAATTAGATAGTCAATTTTTTCAGTGATGCTTTCAAATGTCATGGTGTTTGGAATGACATTTTCAAGAAAGAAAGCTTTGAGAGCTTCTTTATCTTTATTTAACGGGATTTGACCGTTTACTGGACGGTTGATTTCATTATTAAGGCGAAAGTAAGAGACTTCGCCAAGATTTTTAAGACTCATAAATAAAGTAAGTTACCTAGTTCATAGATTGAGTAAGGTAATTCCTTTCTAATTCAAGATGGAAGAGTAGTTAAATAATTTCTTTTAGTTTATTTGGTTGAAATCCTGAAAAGGCAATTTCGCCAGCTTTGATAACTGGAGCGGCTGTAAAACCAAGACTTTTAACGTAATCAATCATATCTGGGCGTTCATCCATGTTGATTTCTTGGAATTCAGCGCCCGCTTTTTCTAAAAGTTTTTTAGTCATTTTGCATTGCATGCAATTATTTTTTGAAAAAAGTGTAATTTTATTAGCCATTAGGCTTTCCTCCATAAATCGTTATCTTTTTTTAATTCAATGTTTAATTAGAATAGCCAAAATATACCAAAAAAGCAACCAAAAAGACTTACAAAAACACCATATGTAGCGGTTGGTGATTGTCGTTGGTACAAAATGTAGTGATACCAAGGTTTAACAGCTTTTTTATTTTTAAGTAACACATCATGTCAGGAAATCTAACACGCACCTGTAAATTAATGTTGACAAAATTTTCTGAATTTTGTATAATTAAAAACAATATTATTATAATCGGGGGTCCGTACATGACAGAGTTCTTATCTAAATTTTCTTTCAAAGAGAATGACTATTCTTACCTAAATCTTGAAGAAGCCGTTTCTCATTATGGAGGAAATATCAAAAGAATCCCTTACACTATTCGTATATTACTTGAAAGTTTACTCAGAAAGTATGATGGAGTAGATGTTACAAAAAGTCACATTGAAAATTTAGCAACTTACAATCCTAAAAACATCCAAGGCGAAGTCCCATTCAAACCAAGTCGTGTTATCCTACAAGATTTCACTGGTGTACCAGTTGTTGTCGACCTTGCATCAATGCGTGATGCCATCGTTTCAAATGGTGGTGATGCAGATTTAATCAACCCTGAAATCCCAGTTGATTTGGTTATTGACCACAGTGTCCAGGTTGATTTCTTTGGCTGCGATACAGCTTTAGAAGATAACATTAATATGGAATTTAAACGTAACAATGAGCGTTACGAATTTTTGAAATGGGCTGAAAAATCATTCGATAATTACCGTGCTGTTCCACCAGCAACAGGGATTATTCACCAAGTTAATATTGAGTATTTAAGTGATGTTGTCATTGAAAAAGATGGTATGCTTTACCCTGATTCAATGTTTGGTACTGATAGTCACACAACAATGATCAATGGTATTGGTGTGCTTGGTTGGGGAGTCGGAGGTATTGAAGCAGAAGCAGCTATGCTTGGTGAGGCTTCGTTTTTCCCAATTCCAGAAGTCATCGGTGTCCGTTTGACAGGTAAATTGCCTAAGATTGCGACTGCAACTGACTTGGCACTTAAAGTGACACAAGTCCTTCGTCAAGAAAAAGTTGTCGGCAAATTCGTTGAGTACTTTGGTGATGGTCTTTCAAATCTTAGTCTTGCTGAACGTGCAACTATCGCTAATATGGCTCCTGAATACGGTGCAACATGTGGTTATTTCCCAATCGATGATGAAACGCTTAACTACATGCGTTTGACAAACCGTGATGAAGACCACATTGCATTGACAAAAGAATATGCTAAACGTAACAATCTTTTCTATGATCCAGAGCATCAAGCTGAATACACTAAAGTTGTTGAGATTGATTTGTCTACCATCTCACCAAGTATCTCTGGACCAAAACGTCCACAGGATTTGATTGATTTGACACAAGCAAAACAAACTTTCCAAGAAAGCTTGACACGCGAAGCAGGTGTTCAAGGATTTGGTTTGACAGCAGATGAGATTAATAAAACAGCAACTGTTCACTTTGAGGACAAAGATGTGGAAATCAAGACTGGACATGTGGCAATTGCAGCTATCACATCATGTACGAATACTTCAAATCCTTACGTGCTCATGTCAGCTGGTTTGCTTGCCAAAAATGCTGTTGAACGTGGTTTACGCGTAGCTCCGACAGTCAAAACATCACTTGCCCCTGGTTCAAAAGTGGTGACAGGTTATCTTCGTAACTCTGGTTTGCAAACTTACCTAGATACACTTGGATTTAACATTGTCGGTTACGGTTGTACAACATGTATCGGTAACTCAGGTAGCCTTCGTCCAGAAGTTGCAAAAGCTATTACTGACACTGACTTGCTTGCATCAGCTGTTTTGTCAGGTAACCGTAACTTTGAAGGTCGTGTCAATCCACTCGTCAAAGCAAACTTCCTTGCTAGTCCACCGCTAGTTGTGGCTTATGCGCTTGCTGGAAATACGAATATTGACTTGACAACAGAACCACTTGGTTTTGATCAAAACAATGAGCCAGTCTATCTTAAAGACATCATGCCAACAAATGATGAAGTAGCAAAATACGTTGACCAATTTGTCACACGTGAATTGTTCGAACACGAGTATGAGCATGTTTTCACTGACAGTGAAAAGTGGAACCAAATTCCAACAGAAGAAAGTAAAATCTATCATTGGAATGAAGCCTCAACATACATCCAAAACCCACCATACTTTGATAACTTGGGTGATGATTTAGCAATCAAACCACTTAAAAACCTTAAACCATTGGCTAAATTTGGTGATAGTGTCACAACTGACCACATCTCACCAGCAGGTAACATCGCTAAAAACAGTCCAGCTGCTAAATATTTGACAGAACATGGTGTTGATTACCTTGATTTCAACTCATATGGTAGCCGTCGTGGTAACCACGAAGTCATGATGCGCGGAACATTTGCCAACATTCGAATTCAAAACCAATTAGCCGATGGTAAAATTGGTGGTTATACAAAATACAATGGTGAATTGATGCCAATCTATGATGCAGCTATGCATTATAAAGAAGATAATGTTGACACTTTGGTCATTGCTGGTAAAGACTATGGTATGGGATCAAGTCGTGACTGGGCTGCCAAAGGGTCAAATCTTCTTGGTGTTAAAGCTGTTCTTGCTGAAAGCTTTGAACGTATTCACCGCTCAAACCTTGTCATGATGGGGGTTTTACCATTGCAATTCTTAGAAGGTGATACAGCTGAAAGTCTTGGATTAACAGGTTACGAAACATACGATATTAACCTTTCAGAAAATCCTGGTATTCACGATATTGTAGATGTGATTGCGCGTGATGAATCAGGTGAAAAACACTTTAAAGCCATGGTCCGTTTTGATGCGGATGCTGACATCCGTTACTACAAAAATGGCGGAATTCTACCAATGGTTGTTAGAAAGAAATTAGGGGGTGCTTAATATATGACAGGATCAAGTGGATTAAAAGATTTAATCGCCTGTAATACCCGTATTAGTTCGATTATTAATGATAATTTATCTTATGCAGGTTACAATATTTCAGAATTGATGGACAATGATGCTAGTTTCGAAGAAGTGATTTACCTTCTTTGGAACCTTCATTTGCCAAATAAAACAGAGCTTGATGATTTTGTAAAATTACTTCGTGATAACTATGAAATCAGTGACGCTGTTGTGCAATGTATTATGATTCAATCACGTAATCATTTGCATCCGATGAGTGTTCTTCGTTCAACAGTTAGCTTGCTAGGTGTTTACAACGTTAATGCAGAAGATAACTCAGAAGAAGCAACTTACGAACAATCTATTCAATTAATGGCAAAAATGCCAACGATTATTGCAGCTTTTGCTCGTTTGCGTGAAGGAAAAACACCAGTAGCACCACGCAAGGACTTGTGCTTTGCCGCCAATTTCCTTTATATGCTAAATGGTGAAGAACCAACAGAATTGCAAGTTAAAGCTTTAAATCGAGCTTTGGTTTTACATGCTGATCATGAATTAAATGCCTCAACATTTGCCGCTCGTGTTTGTGCCTCAACTTTGGCTGATATTTATTCTTGTGTAACAACAGCGATTGGTACCCTTAAAGGACCTCTTCACGGTGGCGCTAATGAACGTGTTTTCGACATGCTGACTGAAATCCGTGAAATGGGTGATACTAAAGCTTATCTAAAAGAAAAACTTGATTCACAAGAAAAAATTATGGGATTTGGCCACCGCGTTTATAAAACACAAGACCCACGTGAAAAATATCTTCGTGAAATGGCTCAAGCTTTAACAGAAGGAACTGAAAATGAAATTTGGTTTGACTTGTCTCGTGAAATTGAAGATTACATGAAACATACTAAAGGTTTGATTCCAAATGTCGATTTCTATTCAGCGACAGTTTATCATGTGCTTGGTATTGATAGTTCAATCTTTACCTTGATTTTTGCCATGAGTCGTGTTGCTGGTTGGATTGCTCATATTCAAGAACAACAAAAACATAATAAATTGATTCGTCCACGTTCTCGTTATAAAGGTGAACTTGGTTTGAAATATGTTCCACTTGAAGATCGTTAAAAAAGATTACGAAAGGAAAAAGGAAAATTATGGCTGATAAAATCACTTTAGAAAATGGCCAATTGGTCGTTTCTAATCATCCAATTATCCCTTTTATTGAAGGGGATGGTGTTGGACGTGACATTTGGAAGAATGCGCGTGCTGTCTTTGATGCTGCTGTTGAAAAAGCTTATCAAGGTCAAAAGAAAGTTGAATGGCATGAACTTTTAGCTGGTAAAAAAGCGCATGAAGCAACTGGGAAATGGTTACCAGAAGAAACGCTTGATACGATTAAAGAAGATTTGATTGCTATTAAAGGTCCTCTAGAAACACCAGTTGGTGGTGGGATTCGTTCGTTAAATGTTACACTTCGCCAAGAATTGGATTTGTATGCTTGTGTTCGCCCAGTTCGCTATTTCAAAGGAATTGAAAGCCCGCTTAAAGAACCAGAAAAAACAAGTATTACGATTTTCCGTGAAAATACAGAAGATATTTATGCAGGGATTGAATGGGAAGCTGGTACAGCAGAAGTGAAAAAAGTCATTGAATTCTTGCAAAATGAAATGTCTGTCAGCAAGATTCGTTTTCCTGAAACAAGTAGCATTGGTATCAAACCTATCTCAAAAGA from Streptococcus ruminicola encodes the following:
- a CDS encoding citrate synthase codes for the protein MTGSSGLKDLIACNTRISSIINDNLSYAGYNISELMDNDASFEEVIYLLWNLHLPNKTELDDFVKLLRDNYEISDAVVQCIMIQSRNHLHPMSVLRSTVSLLGVYNVNAEDNSEEATYEQSIQLMAKMPTIIAAFARLREGKTPVAPRKDLCFAANFLYMLNGEEPTELQVKALNRALVLHADHELNASTFAARVCASTLADIYSCVTTAIGTLKGPLHGGANERVFDMLTEIREMGDTKAYLKEKLDSQEKIMGFGHRVYKTQDPREKYLREMAQALTEGTENEIWFDLSREIEDYMKHTKGLIPNVDFYSATVYHVLGIDSSIFTLIFAMSRVAGWIAHIQEQQKHNKLIRPRSRYKGELGLKYVPLEDR
- the acnA gene encoding aconitate hydratase AcnA, which gives rise to MTEFLSKFSFKENDYSYLNLEEAVSHYGGNIKRIPYTIRILLESLLRKYDGVDVTKSHIENLATYNPKNIQGEVPFKPSRVILQDFTGVPVVVDLASMRDAIVSNGGDADLINPEIPVDLVIDHSVQVDFFGCDTALEDNINMEFKRNNERYEFLKWAEKSFDNYRAVPPATGIIHQVNIEYLSDVVIEKDGMLYPDSMFGTDSHTTMINGIGVLGWGVGGIEAEAAMLGEASFFPIPEVIGVRLTGKLPKIATATDLALKVTQVLRQEKVVGKFVEYFGDGLSNLSLAERATIANMAPEYGATCGYFPIDDETLNYMRLTNRDEDHIALTKEYAKRNNLFYDPEHQAEYTKVVEIDLSTISPSISGPKRPQDLIDLTQAKQTFQESLTREAGVQGFGLTADEINKTATVHFEDKDVEIKTGHVAIAAITSCTNTSNPYVLMSAGLLAKNAVERGLRVAPTVKTSLAPGSKVVTGYLRNSGLQTYLDTLGFNIVGYGCTTCIGNSGSLRPEVAKAITDTDLLASAVLSGNRNFEGRVNPLVKANFLASPPLVVAYALAGNTNIDLTTEPLGFDQNNEPVYLKDIMPTNDEVAKYVDQFVTRELFEHEYEHVFTDSEKWNQIPTEESKIYHWNEASTYIQNPPYFDNLGDDLAIKPLKNLKPLAKFGDSVTTDHISPAGNIAKNSPAAKYLTEHGVDYLDFNSYGSRRGNHEVMMRGTFANIRIQNQLADGKIGGYTKYNGELMPIYDAAMHYKEDNVDTLVIAGKDYGMGSSRDWAAKGSNLLGVKAVLAESFERIHRSNLVMMGVLPLQFLEGDTAESLGLTGYETYDINLSENPGIHDIVDVIARDESGEKHFKAMVRFDADADIRYYKNGGILPMVVRKKLGGA
- the nrdH gene encoding glutaredoxin-like protein NrdH; translation: MANKITLFSKNNCMQCKMTKKLLEKAGAEFQEINMDERPDMIDYVKSLGFTAAPVIKAGEIAFSGFQPNKLKEII